One window of Klebsiella quasivariicola genomic DNA carries:
- a CDS encoding gp436 family protein: MYCTLADLQEQVPESTLIQLTNEVVDFDTPATVNVTVVDSCVRYAGELIDAHLRGRYTLPLAEVPTVLRDIAITLVRYRLYVRRPEGDLPDTVKDDNKEARRQLEAIRDGKLTLGLQSTQKDVPESGEIRARARRPTFGGRDGLLEKY, encoded by the coding sequence ATGTACTGCACCCTGGCGGATTTACAGGAACAAGTGCCTGAGTCAACGCTGATTCAGCTCACTAACGAGGTCGTGGATTTCGACACCCCTGCCACGGTGAATGTGACGGTTGTGGACAGCTGTGTTCGCTACGCCGGGGAGTTGATTGATGCGCACCTTCGTGGCCGCTATACCCTGCCGCTGGCAGAAGTGCCTACCGTTCTGCGGGATATTGCCATCACGCTGGTGCGTTACCGCCTGTATGTCCGTCGTCCTGAAGGTGATCTGCCTGACACCGTCAAAGACGACAACAAAGAGGCCCGGCGTCAGCTTGAGGCTATCCGCGACGGGAAGCTGACGCTGGGGCTGCAGTCCACTCAAAAAGACGTACCTGAGTCCGGTGAAATCCGGGCGCGGGCACGTCGCCCCACCTTTGGCGGGCGCGACGGCTTACTGGAGAAATACTGA
- a CDS encoding DUF3486 family protein produces MARRSTIEKLPEDVRRWLERALTESGFSGYNELESLLREQGYVISKSAIHRYGQKIERRYGAIRAATEAARMLTEGAADDQDARSEAVIALIQTELFESIVQLQEAEEGEVDPKERVALLSKVAKNVATLSRASVNLKKFQSEVRARAQQAASNAEKIARKGGLSTDAVQALRREILGIAS; encoded by the coding sequence ATGGCCAGACGCAGCACGATAGAAAAGCTGCCGGAAGACGTGCGTCGCTGGCTTGAGCGGGCGCTGACTGAATCCGGCTTCAGCGGGTATAACGAGCTGGAGTCCCTGCTGCGTGAGCAGGGTTATGTCATCAGCAAATCGGCTATCCATCGCTATGGCCAGAAGATTGAGCGCCGCTATGGCGCTATCCGTGCAGCCACTGAAGCGGCCCGGATGCTGACCGAAGGTGCGGCTGACGATCAGGATGCACGTTCGGAGGCGGTGATCGCCCTGATTCAGACCGAGCTGTTCGAGAGCATCGTCCAGCTGCAGGAAGCGGAAGAAGGCGAAGTCGACCCCAAAGAGCGCGTGGCGCTGTTGTCGAAGGTGGCAAAGAACGTGGCCACGCTGTCCCGCGCTTCCGTCAACCTCAAGAAGTTCCAGTCTGAAGTCCGGGCCAGAGCGCAGCAGGCGGCCAGCAACGCCGAGAAAATTGCCCGTAAGGGTGGACTGTCAACCGATGCGGTACAGGCGCTGCGTCGTGAAATTCTGGGGATTGCCTCATGA
- a CDS encoding lipoprotein, translating to MWTNLLKNLPWRSLLLAVVINAFLIGLYYLGYKSGHENATRDGDKAVSELQSAFDTYKTEQATLENAALRAWAKRYQEQVAAGQQAEASYLEQIAQLESQNKQLQGQINDVTQRWIDEKGKSHPIECVFTRGFVRQYNAALGYDNASVDTGHSDATAAAGTGTGAASGQPEAADAWLRNSGVSQRDVLANIIDNAKQCRIWRSQINGLLDEREGLQK from the coding sequence GTGTGGACTAACCTGCTAAAAAATCTGCCGTGGCGCAGTCTGCTGCTGGCGGTGGTCATAAATGCTTTTCTGATTGGGCTTTATTACCTGGGCTACAAAAGCGGGCATGAAAACGCCACGCGCGACGGCGATAAGGCGGTCAGTGAGTTGCAGTCAGCATTCGACACGTACAAAACGGAGCAGGCAACGCTTGAGAACGCTGCGTTGCGGGCTTGGGCGAAACGGTATCAGGAACAGGTAGCCGCCGGGCAGCAGGCTGAAGCCAGTTACCTTGAGCAGATTGCTCAACTGGAGAGCCAGAACAAACAACTACAGGGGCAAATTAACGATGTCACACAGCGCTGGATTGATGAAAAAGGTAAGAGCCATCCCATTGAGTGCGTGTTTACTCGCGGTTTCGTGCGCCAGTACAACGCCGCGCTCGGATATGACAACGCATCCGTCGACACCGGTCATTCAGACGCAACTGCCGCCGCTGGCACCGGCACTGGCGCAGCGTCCGGGCAACCTGAAGCCGCTGACGCCTGGCTACGCAACTCAGGCGTCTCCCAGCGTGATGTCCTCGCCAACATCATCGACAACGCGAAGCAGTGCCGCATCTGGCGCAGCCAGATAAACGGGCTGCTGGACGAACGGGAAGGATTACAGAAATGA
- a CDS encoding DNA adenine methylase, translating to MKEQSLPIVPWIGGKRRLAKHILPLFPAHTCYVEPFCGAAALYFLKTPSKTEVINDINGELVNLYRVVKHHLEEFIRQFKWALVSRQIYKWLQDTPEETLTDIQRAARFYYLQKQAFGGKVADHTFGTSTTSAPRFNLLRIEEELSMAHLRLSRTLIEHLDWHQCIERYDRPHTLFYCDPPYWGTEGYGVEFGLENYDHMADLARRIKGKMIISVNDIPEMRQVFNGLNMQSVDISYNLKVTGKPSPKKELVICNF from the coding sequence ATGAAAGAACAATCTTTACCCATCGTCCCATGGATTGGCGGTAAACGTCGTCTGGCGAAGCATATTTTACCATTGTTTCCGGCCCATACCTGCTATGTGGAGCCGTTCTGCGGGGCAGCTGCGCTCTATTTCCTAAAGACTCCCAGCAAGACCGAAGTCATTAACGATATCAACGGGGAACTGGTGAACCTCTATCGGGTGGTCAAGCATCATCTGGAAGAATTTATTCGCCAGTTCAAATGGGCGCTGGTCAGCCGTCAGATTTACAAATGGTTGCAGGATACGCCGGAAGAAACGCTCACCGACATTCAGCGGGCGGCCCGGTTCTACTACCTGCAGAAACAGGCATTTGGCGGCAAGGTCGCCGATCACACATTCGGTACCTCTACAACCAGTGCGCCGCGCTTCAATTTGCTGCGTATTGAGGAAGAACTGTCGATGGCACACCTGCGCCTGTCGAGAACGCTGATAGAGCATCTGGACTGGCACCAGTGCATAGAGCGATATGATCGCCCGCATACGCTGTTCTACTGTGACCCACCGTACTGGGGAACGGAAGGCTATGGTGTGGAGTTCGGGCTGGAAAACTATGATCACATGGCAGATTTAGCGCGAAGGATCAAAGGGAAGATGATTATATCAGTGAACGATATCCCGGAAATGCGGCAGGTATTCAACGGTCTGAACATGCAGTCGGTTGATATCAGCTACAACCTTAAGGTAACAGGCAAACCCAGCCCGAAGAAAGAGCTGGTAATTTGTAATTTTTGA
- a CDS encoding phage major tail tube protein: protein MMAKIEINRITNANIYLDGANLLGRAEEVKLPDVSMTMQEHKALGMVGKVELPAGFDKLEGEIKWNSFYRDAMLSAANPYKSLALQCRSSVQRYSSQGLIDEIPLVTFLTIMFKKNPLGTFKQHENAEFSSSFTCTYIKQVLDGEELLELDYLANIFRVGGIDQLTDYRINIGG, encoded by the coding sequence CTGATGGCAAAGATTGAGATCAACCGCATCACGAATGCCAACATCTACCTGGATGGCGCTAACCTGCTGGGCCGGGCCGAGGAGGTCAAACTGCCTGACGTCTCCATGACCATGCAGGAGCATAAGGCGCTGGGGATGGTGGGCAAGGTGGAACTCCCTGCTGGCTTCGACAAGCTTGAGGGCGAGATCAAGTGGAACAGCTTTTACCGCGACGCGATGCTGTCTGCCGCGAACCCGTATAAGTCGCTGGCGCTGCAGTGCCGTTCCAGCGTTCAGCGCTACAGCTCGCAGGGGCTGATTGACGAAATTCCGCTGGTCACTTTCCTGACGATCATGTTTAAGAAGAACCCGCTGGGGACGTTCAAACAGCATGAGAACGCCGAGTTCTCCAGTAGCTTCACCTGCACGTACATCAAGCAGGTACTGGATGGTGAAGAGTTGCTGGAGCTGGACTATCTGGCCAACATCTTCCGCGTCGGCGGCATTGACCAGTTGACCGACTACCGCATCAACATCGGGGGCTGA
- a CDS encoding helix-turn-helix domain-containing protein gives MSKPNTSSSGTRILRVLKALRGHALNGVSNGELASALGESPANINRALNTLIEEGLALKLDNGRFAPGVQLLQIAMAHSTEMARAQDRINEINQRVMAGSR, from the coding sequence ATGAGTAAACCAAATACATCAAGCTCAGGTACCCGTATTTTGCGTGTCCTTAAGGCTTTACGCGGTCACGCTCTGAACGGTGTTTCTAACGGCGAGCTGGCGTCAGCTCTGGGCGAGTCCCCGGCGAATATCAATCGGGCGCTCAATACCCTTATCGAAGAAGGACTGGCCCTGAAACTGGATAACGGGCGTTTTGCCCCAGGAGTCCAGCTCTTACAAATCGCCATGGCGCACAGTACCGAAATGGCGCGGGCGCAGGATCGTATCAATGAAATTAACCAGCGTGTTATGGCTGGTAGTCGCTAA
- a CDS encoding GpE family phage tail protein: MQAQGLLARWFRFQPGEIDALDTDDLEMWLEQAEVQIRSEFGDNH; the protein is encoded by the coding sequence ATGCAGGCGCAGGGGCTGCTGGCGAGGTGGTTTAGATTTCAGCCGGGGGAGATTGATGCCCTCGATACTGACGATCTGGAGATGTGGCTGGAGCAGGCTGAAGTGCAAATCAGAAGCGAGTTCGGCGATAATCATTAA
- a CDS encoding Gp37 family protein: MNVLPVLDAVLARLREKLPQLQVEYFPEKPSEYRLNHPVGALLLSYAGSRFDKPDDIGAVIQPQTIQLCVTVVFRQLNGKRGAIDVLDAVRRILGGYTPPNCRRRIWLTREVFIGEAKGLWQYALDFATESVFIEDSDLPSGPLLTEVNYEESE, from the coding sequence ATGAACGTTCTGCCCGTCCTCGATGCTGTGCTGGCCCGGTTGCGCGAGAAGCTGCCCCAGCTGCAGGTGGAGTACTTCCCGGAAAAGCCGTCCGAATACCGTCTGAATCATCCTGTCGGGGCGTTGCTGCTGAGCTATGCCGGTTCACGCTTCGACAAACCCGATGATATTGGTGCGGTGATCCAGCCTCAGACTATCCAGCTCTGCGTCACGGTGGTCTTCCGCCAGCTCAACGGTAAAAGAGGTGCGATTGACGTTCTGGATGCAGTCCGCCGCATACTCGGCGGCTACACCCCGCCGAACTGCCGCCGCCGTATCTGGCTGACCCGTGAGGTGTTTATCGGTGAGGCCAAGGGGCTGTGGCAGTACGCTCTCGACTTCGCAACCGAAAGCGTCTTTATCGAAGACAGCGATTTACCGTCCGGCCCGCTGTTAACCGAAGTGAACTATGAGGAAAGCGAGTGA
- a CDS encoding DUF2190 family protein has protein sequence MGTTQQVILTTTVTASAALTQQRFVGADNAPCQAGAVALGVAEVDAAAGDVTPVNVLGIVAVEAGAAIARGLNVQSDANACAVPQTAASGDTPAGISAGIALDEALAEGDVIRILRGV, from the coding sequence ATGGGTACAACACAGCAGGTCATTCTGACCACTACCGTGACGGCCAGTGCGGCGCTGACGCAACAGCGCTTTGTCGGTGCCGATAACGCCCCCTGTCAGGCCGGAGCCGTCGCGCTCGGCGTGGCAGAGGTGGATGCCGCAGCCGGTGATGTAACCCCGGTCAACGTACTGGGCATTGTTGCCGTCGAGGCCGGTGCCGCGATTGCCAGGGGGCTGAACGTTCAGTCGGATGCAAATGCCTGCGCCGTTCCCCAGACAGCAGCATCAGGCGACACCCCGGCAGGTATTTCAGCCGGGATTGCGCTGGATGAAGCACTGGCCGAAGGCGATGTTATCCGCATCCTGCGCGGGGTGTGA
- a CDS encoding DUF935 domain-containing protein, with translation MARGLWVSPSEFVKFAEPNKTLTEQIASRSRSIDFFGLGMYLPNPDPILKSQGRDIRIYRELRTDPLVGGCIRRRKAAVKSLERGLERGHAPARVFSFIRDMLDDLDLSRIIGEMTDAVLYGYQPCEIMWGRSVKSWAIADIVGKPPEWFQFDNDNLLRFRAKDAGLEGEPVPLNKFVVPRQDATYDNPYGFPDLSMCFWPVTFKKGGMKFWVRFAEKYGSPWVIGKHPRGTAQGEIDLLLDSMEAMVEDAVAAIPDDSSIEIKEAAGKADSSDIYQNLITLARSEISIALLGQNQTTEANSNRASAQAGLEVTDDIRDADADIVESAVNQAIRMAVSMNFGDVASPVWKMWEQGTVDDTQATRDEKLSRAGVVFTPQYFKREYQLQDGDIDETPPSERQKNMLPLSFAEAIDADIQAQQALDDALDILMNGGALNGTLEPVLAPLFKRVEDGVNPSELLGELAELYPQMNAEDLQERLARIMFVATVWGRLHERDNG, from the coding sequence ATGGCCCGTGGACTCTGGGTTTCACCCAGTGAGTTCGTCAAATTTGCCGAACCTAATAAAACACTGACGGAGCAGATCGCCTCGCGCAGCCGTTCCATCGACTTCTTCGGGCTGGGGATGTACCTGCCTAACCCTGACCCCATTCTGAAATCTCAGGGCCGGGATATCCGCATCTATCGCGAGCTGCGTACCGACCCGCTGGTCGGTGGCTGCATCCGCAGGCGTAAGGCGGCGGTCAAATCGCTGGAGCGCGGTCTTGAACGTGGTCATGCCCCGGCGCGGGTATTCAGCTTCATCCGGGATATGCTCGACGATCTGGATCTGTCCCGCATCATCGGCGAGATGACCGACGCCGTTCTCTACGGGTATCAGCCCTGTGAGATCATGTGGGGACGCTCTGTTAAATCCTGGGCCATTGCCGATATCGTAGGTAAACCCCCTGAGTGGTTCCAGTTCGACAACGACAACCTGCTGCGCTTTCGCGCCAAGGACGCCGGGCTGGAAGGCGAGCCGGTACCGCTGAACAAGTTTGTGGTACCGCGTCAGGACGCGACCTACGATAACCCGTATGGCTTCCCTGACCTGTCGATGTGCTTCTGGCCCGTGACCTTCAAAAAAGGCGGCATGAAGTTCTGGGTGCGCTTTGCCGAGAAATATGGCTCACCGTGGGTTATCGGCAAGCATCCGCGCGGTACCGCTCAGGGTGAGATTGACCTGCTGCTGGATTCCATGGAGGCAATGGTGGAAGACGCGGTGGCCGCTATCCCCGACGATTCCTCCATTGAAATTAAGGAGGCCGCAGGCAAGGCCGACAGCAGCGATATTTATCAGAACCTGATAACGCTTGCCCGCAGTGAAATCTCCATCGCCCTGCTGGGGCAGAACCAGACCACCGAGGCCAACAGTAACCGCGCCTCCGCGCAGGCCGGACTGGAGGTTACTGATGATATCCGTGACGCTGACGCTGATATCGTGGAAAGCGCGGTGAATCAGGCCATCAGGATGGCGGTATCAATGAACTTTGGCGACGTGGCCAGCCCCGTCTGGAAGATGTGGGAACAGGGAACGGTCGACGATACCCAGGCAACCCGCGACGAGAAACTCAGCCGCGCCGGTGTGGTCTTCACCCCGCAATACTTCAAGCGTGAGTACCAGCTGCAGGACGGTGATATTGACGAGACACCACCGTCAGAACGCCAGAAGAACATGCTGCCGCTGTCATTTGCCGAAGCTATTGATGCCGATATTCAGGCACAGCAGGCCCTGGACGACGCGCTGGATATTCTGATGAACGGAGGCGCGTTAAATGGCACGCTGGAACCCGTACTGGCTCCTTTGTTTAAGCGGGTTGAAGATGGCGTCAATCCGTCTGAGCTGCTGGGCGAACTGGCCGAGCTGTACCCGCAGATGAACGCTGAAGACCTGCAGGAACGGCTGGCACGGATTATGTTTGTTGCAACTGTCTGGGGGCGTCTGCATGAGCGTGACAACGGCTGA
- a CDS encoding phage minor head protein yields the protein MSVTTAELAYCMTLPPKRAISYLKSKGYSFTWDWEEMWQDAHARAFTVAKVTRLDILEDIRGALQQAVDEGKTGRWFRQELEPELQRKGWWGSRDTTDPVTGEPVTIQQGSPWRLDTIFRTNMSVLYSAGRWAEQMENVDDRPYWMYTGINDSHTRKSHLALHGLVLRYDDPFWQAFYPPNGWRCRCGVIALSAADVRARGLKVSGSGAALGWELKLVSEKTGEMQNVATFNTGTTKVATDVGWSYAPGAAYRPDLARYQGTLQPLAQQELRG from the coding sequence ATGAGCGTGACAACGGCTGAACTGGCGTACTGCATGACGTTGCCCCCCAAACGGGCTATCAGTTACCTGAAGTCCAAAGGGTATAGCTTCACGTGGGACTGGGAGGAGATGTGGCAGGATGCCCATGCCCGCGCCTTTACCGTCGCCAAAGTGACCCGCCTTGATATCCTGGAAGATATTCGCGGGGCACTGCAGCAGGCTGTCGATGAAGGAAAAACAGGCCGCTGGTTCCGGCAGGAGCTGGAGCCGGAGCTGCAGCGCAAGGGATGGTGGGGGTCACGTGACACCACCGACCCGGTAACGGGCGAGCCGGTCACCATCCAGCAGGGCAGCCCATGGCGTCTCGACACCATCTTTCGCACAAATATGTCCGTACTCTACAGCGCCGGTCGCTGGGCTGAGCAGATGGAGAACGTCGACGACAGGCCGTACTGGATGTATACCGGCATCAACGACAGCCATACCCGCAAGAGCCATCTGGCGCTGCATGGTCTGGTGCTGCGCTATGATGACCCGTTCTGGCAGGCGTTCTATCCGCCGAACGGCTGGCGCTGCCGTTGTGGCGTGATTGCCCTGAGCGCGGCGGATGTGCGTGCCCGTGGCCTGAAGGTGTCAGGTTCTGGCGCAGCTCTGGGATGGGAGCTGAAGCTGGTCTCAGAGAAAACCGGCGAGATGCAGAACGTCGCCACCTTCAATACCGGCACCACGAAGGTGGCTACCGACGTCGGCTGGTCTTATGCGCCGGGGGCAGCATACCGTCCCGACCTTGCCCGCTATCAGGGGACGCTTCAACCGCTGGCACAGCAGGAACTGAGAGGATAA
- a CDS encoding transglycosylase SLT domain-containing protein, with translation MMTLYMYWPQVVWAVLVLLGLGIELARHGQARTGKHSFWWQLFGSVTVAWLLWCGGFFSQARAAQPPQTALQYRDDVIRNARLEWGMSAPVADFAAQLHQESGWRPDAVSPVGAQGLAQFMPTTADWISQLMPGLNSREPFNPSWAIRALVSYDRWLWQRVSAVNDCERMAMTLSGYNGGLGWVQRDKRLASQQGLDSTRWFGHVATVNAGRSTANWRENRHYPQRILHELAPRYLTWGGGSCVD, from the coding sequence ATGATGACCCTCTATATGTACTGGCCTCAGGTTGTCTGGGCCGTGCTGGTACTGCTGGGGCTGGGCATCGAACTGGCCCGCCACGGGCAGGCCCGAACGGGTAAGCACAGTTTCTGGTGGCAGCTCTTTGGTTCAGTAACGGTAGCCTGGCTGCTCTGGTGTGGCGGCTTCTTCAGTCAGGCCCGCGCTGCCCAGCCACCGCAGACCGCGCTGCAGTATCGCGACGATGTGATCCGTAATGCCCGGCTTGAATGGGGAATGTCTGCGCCGGTGGCCGACTTCGCCGCGCAGCTGCATCAGGAAAGCGGCTGGCGACCTGATGCGGTCTCGCCGGTTGGCGCTCAGGGACTGGCGCAGTTTATGCCCACCACCGCTGACTGGATAAGTCAGCTGATGCCGGGGCTTAACAGCCGTGAACCGTTTAATCCGTCTTGGGCCATCCGGGCGCTGGTCAGCTATGACCGCTGGCTGTGGCAACGCGTCAGCGCCGTCAATGACTGCGAGCGTATGGCCATGACGCTGTCAGGCTATAACGGTGGTCTGGGCTGGGTACAGCGGGACAAACGGCTGGCCTCGCAGCAGGGGCTGGACAGCACCCGCTGGTTTGGTCATGTCGCCACGGTGAATGCCGGACGCAGCACTGCCAACTGGCGGGAGAACCGTCATTATCCGCAGCGCATCCTGCACGAACTGGCCCCGCGTTATCTCACCTGGGGAGGCGGCAGCTGTGTGGACTAA
- a CDS encoding phage tail sheath subtilisin-like domain-containing protein: MSANYLHGVETIEVENGARPVKTVKSAVIGLIGTAPMGDVNTLVQCLSEKDAAAFGSQLTGFTIPQALDAIYDHGAGTVLVINVLDPAVHKTAVADEDVTFEKATGKAQLANPVIAQLVLKPDSDGQPYVEGQDYSLDAQTGVITNLGKSIAADATVKASYNYADPTKVTPADIIGTVNAAGNRTGMKLLNDSFNLFGYFAKILIAPVFCTQNSVSVELIAMAEKLGAVTYIDAPIGTTFAQALAGRGPEGTINFNTSSDRVRLCYPHVKVYDAATNSERLEPLSQRAAGLRAKVDLDKGYWWSSSNQEILGITGVERQLSAMIDDPQSEVNLLNEQGITTVFSSYGSGLRLWGNRTAAWPTVTHMRNFENVRRTGDVINESLRYFSQQYIDMPITQALIDALTESVNAYGRKLIGDGALLGFSCWFDPARNEEMELAAGHLLLSYKYTPPPPLERLTFETEITSEYLLTLKGNS, from the coding sequence ATGTCAGCTAACTATCTGCATGGCGTCGAAACCATTGAGGTGGAAAACGGTGCCCGCCCGGTTAAAACGGTGAAATCCGCCGTCATTGGCCTGATTGGTACCGCCCCAATGGGAGACGTCAATACGCTGGTGCAGTGCCTGTCTGAGAAAGATGCAGCGGCGTTTGGCAGCCAGCTCACTGGCTTTACCATTCCGCAGGCACTGGATGCGATCTACGACCATGGGGCAGGCACCGTTCTGGTCATTAACGTGCTTGATCCGGCTGTGCATAAAACCGCTGTGGCCGATGAAGACGTAACATTCGAAAAGGCGACGGGCAAGGCACAGCTGGCTAATCCGGTGATCGCGCAGCTGGTACTGAAACCGGACAGCGACGGTCAGCCTTATGTGGAAGGTCAGGACTACTCGCTTGATGCGCAGACCGGGGTGATTACTAATCTTGGTAAAAGCATTGCTGCAGATGCAACGGTGAAGGCCAGCTATAACTATGCCGATCCGACCAAAGTCACCCCGGCTGATATCATCGGTACCGTTAACGCGGCAGGCAACCGTACCGGCATGAAGTTGCTTAACGACAGCTTCAACCTGTTTGGCTACTTCGCCAAAATTCTGATTGCCCCGGTATTCTGCACCCAGAACAGCGTCTCGGTTGAGCTTATCGCCATGGCTGAGAAGCTGGGCGCGGTGACCTACATCGACGCGCCGATTGGTACCACTTTTGCGCAGGCTCTGGCGGGGCGTGGCCCGGAAGGCACCATTAACTTCAATACCAGCTCCGACCGCGTCCGTCTGTGCTATCCGCACGTCAAGGTGTACGACGCGGCCACCAACAGCGAACGGCTGGAGCCGCTGAGCCAGCGTGCTGCAGGTCTGCGTGCCAAGGTCGACCTGGACAAGGGCTACTGGTGGTCGTCCTCCAACCAGGAGATTCTGGGTATCACCGGCGTGGAGCGCCAGCTGTCGGCAATGATTGATGACCCGCAGAGCGAGGTGAACCTGCTCAACGAACAGGGCATCACTACGGTCTTCAGCAGCTACGGCAGCGGCCTGCGTCTGTGGGGCAACCGGACGGCAGCATGGCCAACGGTCACCCATATGCGCAACTTTGAGAACGTTCGCCGCACCGGTGATGTTATCAACGAGTCCCTGCGTTATTTCAGCCAGCAGTACATCGACATGCCGATTACCCAGGCACTGATTGATGCGCTGACGGAGTCGGTCAACGCCTACGGTCGCAAGCTGATTGGCGACGGTGCACTGCTGGGCTTCAGTTGCTGGTTTGATCCGGCCCGTAATGAAGAGATGGAGCTGGCCGCCGGTCATCTGTTGCTGAGCTACAAATACACGCCGCCACCGCCGCTGGAGCGACTGACGTTTGAGACCGAGATCACCTCGGAATACCTGTTAACCCTGAAGGGGAATAGCTGA
- a CDS encoding phage tail assembly protein: MSQTQSDTFKLSYPFTTAAGTRVEQVELKRLTVKDLKQVRKISKDPADWDEPLIARSTGILPEDLDNMDLADYMELQKRFQQVTGLGKSDENADAGAGAAGEVV, from the coding sequence ATGTCACAAACCCAATCCGATACTTTTAAGCTGTCTTACCCCTTCACCACCGCTGCTGGCACCAGAGTTGAGCAGGTTGAACTGAAACGCCTGACGGTCAAAGACCTGAAGCAGGTGCGCAAAATCAGTAAAGACCCGGCTGACTGGGACGAGCCGCTGATTGCCCGTAGCACCGGTATTCTTCCGGAAGACCTCGATAATATGGATCTTGCCGACTACATGGAGCTGCAGAAACGATTTCAGCAAGTCACTGGGCTGGGCAAGAGCGACGAAAACGCTGATGCAGGCGCAGGGGCTGCTGGCGAGGTGGTTTAG
- a CDS encoding putative holin has translation MKNLKKFIPPVKKPRLSGWLLTAVLLLGTIGLVSPQQLPVVVYKLSLITLAAVLGYWLDRSLFPKARPGQYLKHDDRLMADGRFPVQTGLHLVFSAALIRRALIVAAVCLAVAMGL, from the coding sequence ATGAAAAACCTGAAAAAATTCATTCCCCCTGTTAAAAAGCCACGTCTCAGCGGCTGGCTGCTGACCGCTGTGCTGCTGCTCGGCACCATCGGTCTGGTATCGCCCCAGCAGCTGCCGGTGGTTGTCTACAAGCTATCACTCATCACGCTGGCGGCAGTATTGGGCTACTGGCTTGACCGTTCGCTTTTCCCCAAAGCCCGTCCCGGTCAGTACCTGAAGCATGATGACAGGCTGATGGCTGATGGTCGCTTCCCTGTCCAGACTGGCCTTCACCTGGTCTTTTCTGCTGCGCTAATCCGCCGTGCGCTGATTGTTGCTGCAGTCTGTCTGGCCGTAGCGATGGGGCTTTAA
- a CDS encoding helix-turn-helix domain-containing protein: protein MSIKERLREAMDAKGLTIKALSDLSKIPYRSLQNYLRGEREPNAEALVALSTHLNISIDWLLTGKGEAVGVEKAQPANQEQHFNQSDLKLLELLNQLEPEVRKELLRGAEEKQRMIDMEKQLKELSAAFERLKNTG from the coding sequence ATGAGTATAAAAGAGAGATTGCGCGAAGCGATGGATGCTAAGGGTCTGACAATTAAGGCATTGTCAGACTTGTCAAAAATTCCATATCGCTCACTTCAAAACTATCTGCGTGGAGAGAGAGAACCTAATGCAGAGGCTCTTGTTGCGCTAAGCACCCATTTGAACATATCAATAGATTGGCTACTTACTGGTAAAGGGGAAGCTGTTGGGGTAGAGAAAGCACAGCCAGCTAATCAGGAGCAGCATTTCAACCAGTCTGATCTGAAGTTATTGGAGCTGCTCAACCAACTGGAGCCAGAGGTGCGAAAAGAGTTGCTGCGAGGCGCTGAGGAAAAACAGCGAATGATTGATATGGAAAAACAGCTTAAGGAGCTGTCCGCAGCGTTCGAAAGATTAAAAAATACGGGTTAA
- a CDS encoding phage virion morphogenesis protein: MASDNLVNVTINDESLRRSLRALDLAATDLEPAMRKIAGTLLAETQFNFLDEGRPGWTPSLAAQERDGQTLQDTGRLMGSVSTDHDDRQAAVGTNVVYGPIHQFGGKTGRNESVELPARPFLPLTGDGELQPEVVVPILDTIVRHLEAAARR, encoded by the coding sequence ATGGCTTCCGATAACCTGGTCAATGTCACCATTAACGATGAATCCCTGCGCCGGAGCCTCCGTGCGCTGGATCTTGCTGCCACAGACCTGGAACCCGCGATGCGCAAAATCGCCGGAACCCTGCTGGCGGAAACGCAGTTTAACTTTCTCGATGAGGGGCGTCCGGGGTGGACTCCCTCGCTGGCAGCGCAGGAGCGCGACGGGCAAACGCTGCAGGATACCGGGCGTCTGATGGGGTCGGTATCAACCGACCATGACGACCGGCAGGCAGCGGTTGGCACTAATGTCGTTTATGGGCCGATTCACCAGTTTGGGGGTAAAACGGGGCGTAATGAGTCCGTTGAACTTCCTGCCCGTCCGTTCCTGCCGCTGACGGGGGACGGTGAGCTGCAGCCTGAAGTGGTTGTCCCTATCCTCGATACGATTGTCCGCCATCTTGAAGCAGCGGCCCGTCGCTGA